The Deinococcus aquaticus genomic interval TGCTGCACATCACGGGCGGCGAGAGCGGCACGACCCTGCTGCGCAACGCCACGGAACTGGGCAAGACCCTGGCGGCGCTGGACCCGCGCGAGGTCGGCATTCTGGGTAGCGCCATCACGACCGGCGTGAACGAGGGCGCGCGGCACGTCGCGGCCGGCAAGGGCGTGGGCCTGGGTGAACTGATGGGCCTGCTCAAGGACCGGGACGTGCAGGTGGCGCTAGGCGCCCTGTTCGCGGTTCTGAAGGGCGCGGGGCGGGCGCTGCGCGAGGCGAACGGCGACATGCCGAAAACCGCGAATCAGTCCGAGGTGGGCCGCTGAGCACCACGCACGGCCGTGACGGGGAGGCTCACGCTCGCCTCCCCGTCACGCTGTTCCGGGCGGATGGGGCGGCGGAGCGGCTGGACGCCGTGGCGGTCGAGGAGCCGCTGGAACTGCGCCTGCACGCGCCCGGCGGTGTGGGAACGGAGGACGCGGGGGCGGGCCTGCCGCTGGGTGTGCTGATGCGCACGCCGGGGCACGACCGCGACCTGCTGCTGGGCTGGCTGATCTCGGAGGGGCTGCTGCCCACCGCGTTCACGCTGGACCCGGACCCGGAGAACGCGAACGTGTGGCATCTGCGCACGCCGGAGTACGCGCGGCTGGCGGCGGGCGCGCGGCTGGCCGTGTCGTCGAGTGCCTGCGGGGTGTGCGGGTCGGGCAGTATCGAGGGACTGGCAGTGCGCGCCTCCGGGCCAGTCTGGACAGCGGGGCCGCTGGACGCCGCGTTCCTGGCGGGCCTGCCCGAGAGGTTACGGGCGGCCCAGCCGGGCTTCGCGGCGACCGGGGGGCTGCACGGCGCGGCGCTGTTCACGGCGGAAGGCGCGCTGTGCTGCGCGCGTGAGGACGTGGGGCGGCACAATGCCGTGGACAAGGTGGTCGGCTGGGCGCACGGTCAGCAGCCCGGGCCGCTGGGAGGTCAGGTGCTGGTGGTCAGCAGCCGCGCGGGCTTTGAGATCGCGCAGAAGGCCGTGACGGCCGGGATCGGCGTGGTGGTGGCGGTGGGCGCGGCGACCAGTCTGGCGGTCGATACGGCGGCGGTGTTCGGCGTGACCCTGTGCGGCTTTACCCGCGAGGGCCGCCTGACGGTGTACGCCGGGGCTGACCGGGTAAGGGCCGGGCCGTGACCGGCCGGGATTGTACGCGGCCCTGCATGATGAGCTTTTAGGTCTGAAACGATGAAGTGCGCCCCTGCTAACGCCCGTTAGACTCCTTGACGTCAAACAAACTGACGGGCTTCAGGAGGGCGTATGGGATTTCTGGATCGTGAGCATTCTGTCGCAGGATCAAACTGG includes:
- a CDS encoding DUF1641 domain-containing protein, encoding MAKPLEFTPRIPTAQEKLHSEVEDSTDALLEGLYLLRQLHEHGVLDVAGKTVRGGEGLIASLLHITGGESGTTLLRNATELGKTLAALDPREVGILGSAITTGVNEGARHVAAGKGVGLGELMGLLKDRDVQVALGALFAVLKGAGRALREANGDMPKTANQSEVGR
- a CDS encoding formate dehydrogenase accessory sulfurtransferase FdhD, which translates into the protein MAVEEPLELRLHAPGGVGTEDAGAGLPLGVLMRTPGHDRDLLLGWLISEGLLPTAFTLDPDPENANVWHLRTPEYARLAAGARLAVSSSACGVCGSGSIEGLAVRASGPVWTAGPLDAAFLAGLPERLRAAQPGFAATGGLHGAALFTAEGALCCAREDVGRHNAVDKVVGWAHGQQPGPLGGQVLVVSSRAGFEIAQKAVTAGIGVVVAVGAATSLAVDTAAVFGVTLCGFTREGRLTVYAGADRVRAGP